In Apium graveolens cultivar Ventura chromosome 10, ASM990537v1, whole genome shotgun sequence, the following are encoded in one genomic region:
- the LOC141689001 gene encoding uncharacterized protein LOC141689001, with amino-acid sequence MAKRPTVPQFGNWEGENNLPYTIYFDEARKAKNGGKMMNPNDPMEYPGMFPSSPKATPSAVRNALLEPIGRKAVRPTALDGQSRENGDMKRFNNAPISNDNQRSVVPQFGNWDGQDNIPYTIYFDEARKSKLGGKMMNPNDPMEYPGMFPSSAQATPSRAKNVVEEPIGKTTVRPTTLDSQSGKNNDRKKFADDVNVSRGNGSPHHYLGSSGPGSNQARRQNVGLVQSIDRSPLHPQFQAKRNEKISGSPARESKRPNGNGNATPGRSRMKPVSTGVQYPEKGAAVPRFGDWDEKNPSSGDNYTHAFNQLHREKISGSPMVSNMAAEQAYATRQKQNGHNKHKWQSKWFPCFGK; translated from the exons ATGGCA AAACGCCCAACGGTACCACAGTTTGGCAACTGGGAAGGAGAAAATAATCTTCCTTACACCATCTACTTTGACGAGGCTCGCAAAGCTAAAAATGGAGGGAAGATGATGAATCCAAATGACCCTATGGAGTATCCAGGCATGTTCCCTTCTTCACCTAAAGCGACGCCTTCTGCAGTTAGAAATGCTCTCCTGGAACCAATAGGTCGGAAAGCAGTTAGACCAACAGCACTTGACGGTCAGTCAAGGGAAAACGGAGATATGAAGAGGTTTAATAACGCTCCAATAAGCAATGACAAT CAACGCTCTGTGGTACCACAGTTTGGCAACTGGGATGGACAGGATAATATTCCTTACACCATCTACTTTGACGAGGCTCGCAAATCTAAACTTGGTGGGAAAATGATGAATCCAAATGACCCCATGGAGTATCCAGGCATGTTCCCTTCTTCAGCTCAAGCGACGCCTTCTAGAGCTAAAAATGTGGTCGAGGAACCAATAGGTAAGACAACAGTTAGACCAACAACACTTGACAGTCAATCAGGGAAAAATAATGATAGAAAGAAGTTCGCTGATGATGTCAATGTTAGTCGAGGTAATGGCTCACCACATCATTACCTTGGGAGTAGTGGACCAGGCTCTAATCAAGCCAGAAGGCAAAATGTTGGGTTAGTGCAGAGCATTGACCGATCACCACTCCATCCACAGTTCCAAGCAAAACGGAATGAGAAGATTAGTGGTTCTCCTGCTCGGGAGAGTAAGCGTCCAAATGGCAATGGCAATGCCACACCTGGAAGATCCAGAATGAAGCCAGTTTCTACAGGGGTTCAATAT CCTGAAAAAGGTGCTGCAGTCCCACGATTTGGAGACTGGGATGAGAAGAATCCTTCCTCAGGAGACAATTATACCCATGCATTTAACCAACTACACCGCGAAAAGATCTCAGGCTCACCTATGGTGTCAAACATGGCTGCAGAACAAGCTTATGCCACTAGGCAAAAGCAAAATGGGCACAACAAACATAAG TGGCAGAGCAAGTGGTTTCCATGCTTTGGGAAGTAA
- the LOC141689443 gene encoding putative pentatricopeptide repeat-containing protein At3g25060, mitochondrial: MLYKLFNNLKSVFLVYKDRKSIAKIHALLLLTGFLGHGSCGSQLIGAYARTDDLKAAVKVFDMLPHRGIDTWNAIIVAFSRKGSPGEVMDFYGLMELEGVKPDSSTFTIALKACASLLDFEMGDNVRQRAVECGYENDVFVGSSVLNLYAKCGRMDEAMVAFEKMRRRDIVCWTTMISGFAQCGRVSEAICVYRRMRNEGLEGDKVVMLGLIQACANIGDTRMGLSVHGYLIRRYLLMDVVVETSLVDMYAKYGRLELASYMFRSMRSRNVVTWSAMISGYAQNGFAANALELLIEMQSIGFRPDIVSIVSALLACSQVGFLRVGKSIHGYIVKMLDNDQVLSTALIDMYSKCGLLACARTLFDVINLRDSILWNTMITSYGMHGHGKEALSLFLGMTETNLRPDDTTFASLLSALSHSGLVDEGQYWFNVMVSQYNIQPSIKHYAVMVDLLARAGHVKEAYDMINSMTDESGIAIWVSLLSGCYNYGKLSIGELAAKKILEIYPDDPGSYALVSNFFAASRRWNEVAGVRAVMKQTGTKKVPGCSVVETDGILHTFVMEDKNHPQLKQIIEILGKLEFEMLDAESNPV, from the coding sequence ATGTTGTATAAATTGTTTAATAATCTAAAGTCTGTGTTTTTAGTGTATAAGGATAGAAAATCTATTGCAAAGATTCATGCTTTGTTACTACTAACTGGCTTTCTTGGTCATGGAAGTTGTGGTAGTCAACTTATTGGTGCATATGCAAGAACTGATGACTTAAAAGCTGCTGTTAAGGTGTTTGATATGTTGCCTCACAGAGGCATTGATACTTGGAATGCTATAATTGTTGCGTTTTCGCGAAAAGGTAGTCCTGGTGAGGTGATGGATTTTTATGGCCTGATGGAATTGGAAGGTGTTAAGCCTGACAGTTCAACGTTTACGATTGCCCTTAAGGCGTGCGCGAGTTTGTTGGACTTTGAAATGGGTGATAATGTACGTCAACGGGCTGTTGAATGTGGTTATGAGAATGATGTTTTTGTTGGTTCTTCTGTTTTGAATTTGTATGCTAAGTGTGGGAGGATGGATGAGGCAATGGTTGCGTTTGAGAAGATGCGGAGAAGGGATATTGTTTGTTGGACGACTATGATTTCAGGGTTTGCACAATGTGGGAGGGTGAGTGAAGCTATTTGTGTGTATAGGCGAATGAGGAATGAGGGGTTGGAAGGGGATAAAGTTGTGATGTTGGGGTTGATTCAGGCCTGTGCAAATATTGGAGACACGAGAATGGGGCTTTCTGTTCACGGGTATCTGATTAGGAGATATTTGTTGATGGATGTTGTCGTTGAAACAAGCTTGGTGGATATGTATGCTAAATATGGAAGATTGGAGCTTGCTTCTTATATGTTTAGGAGTATGCGCTCTAGAAATGTTGTTACTTGGAGTGCTATGATCTCTGGGTATGCTCAAAACGGTTTTGCTGCGAATGCACTTGAATTATTGATAGAAATGCAGAGTATTGGATTCAGGCCGGATATTGTTTCGATTGTGAGTGCACTTTTGGCATGTTCTCAGGTTGGTTTTTTAAGAGTAGGTAAATCTATACATGGTTATATTGTGAAAATGCTTGATAATGATCAAGTTTTGAGCACTGCATTGATTGATATGTACTCAAAATGTGGATTGCTTGCTTGTGCTCGTACGTTATTTGATGTCATAAATTTAAGGGACTCAATATTATGGAATACTATGATTACTAGTTATGGGATGCATGGACATGGAAAGGAAGCTCTTTCACTCTTTCTAGGCATGACAGAGACTAATTTAAGACCCGATGATACAACTTTTGCTTCTCTCCTTTCAGCTTTAAGTCACTCGGGCTTAGTAGATGAAGGACAGTACTGGTTCAATGTAATGGTTAGTCAATATAACATTCAACCTAGCATAAAACATTATGCTGTTATGGTTGATCTTTTGGCTCGTGCAGGACATGTAAAAGAAGCATATGATATGATCAATTCCATGACAGATGAATCTGGGATTGCCATATGGGTGTCTCTGTTGTCTGGTTGCTATAATTATGGGAAGTTGTCAATTGGAGAATTGGCAGCAAAGAAGATTTTAGAAATATATCCAGATGACCCTGGAAGCTATGCTCTTGTATCAAACTTCTTTGCTGCTTCAAGGAGGTGGAATGAAGTAGCTGGGGTGAGGGCAGTAATGAAACAGACCGGGACTAAAAAAGTACCAGGTTGCAGTGTTGTGGAAACGGATGGGATACTTCACACTTTTGTTATGGAAGATAAAAAccacccccaacttaaacagatCATCGAGATTCTAGGTAAACTAGAGTTTGAAATGCTAGATGCAGAAAGCAACCCAGTCTGA
- the LOC141690839 gene encoding chorismate synthase 1, chloroplastic-like isoform X2, producing MASSYSIMAFVSSLVGSPFPSSVSRQMHHNKLKIRSVGSTYGTNFRVTTFGESHGGGVGCVIDGCPPRLPLSEADMQIELDRRRPGQSRITTLRKETDTCTIYSGVSEGLTTGTPIMVKVPNTNHQGDVYNELSIAYRPSHADATYDFKYGVRSVQGGGRSSGRETVARVAAGAVAKKILKLFSGTEILAYVSQAHKIVLPQDLVDHETLTLDQIESNIARCPNPEYAEKIIAAIEAARAQDDSVGGVVTCIARNVPRGLGTPVFDKLEAELAKAALSLPASKGFEIGSGFSGTFLTGSEHNDEFFRDEHGRIRTRTNRSGGIQGGITNGEVISMRIAFKPTPTIGRKQSTVTRDKQETELTFRGRQEPCVAVRGNPQP from the exons ATGGCCTCATCCTATTCAATCATGGCGTTTGTTTCCTCCCTCGTTGGATCTCCTTTTCCATCTTCTGTTTCTCGCCAAATGCATCACAACAAGCTCA AGATAAGATCAGTTGGGAGCACTTATGGAACAAATTTTCGAGTGACCACTTTTGGAGAATCGCATGGTGGTGGTGTTGGTTGTGTGATTGATGGTTGTCCGCCTCGCTTGCCTCTCTCTGAAGCTGATATGCAGATAGAACTTGATAGAAG GAGACCAGGTCAGAGCCGAATTACTACCCTTAGAAAAGAGACTGATACGTGCACTATATATTCCGGTGTTTCTGAAG GGTTGACTACCGGAACTCCAATAATGGTTAAGGTTCCAAATACAAATCATCAAGGCGAT GTTTATAATGAATTGTCAATAGCATATAGGCCTTCTCATGCTGACGCAACATATGATTTCAAGTACGGGGTGAGATCAGTACAG GGTGGTGGAAGATCATCAGGTAGAGAAACTGTAGCAAGAGTTGCAGCTGGAGCTGTTGCTAAGAAAATTCTTAAGCTGTTTTCAGGAACCGAG ATTCTTGCTTATGTCTCTCAAGCCCATAAGATTGTACTTCCCCAGGACCTGGTTGATCATGAGACTCTGACACTGGATCAG ATCGAGAGTAACATAGCAAGGTGCCCGAATCCTGAGTATGCCGAGAAGATAATTGCTGCCATTGAGGCTGCTCGAGCACAAGATGATTCTGTTGGTGGTGTTGTCACGTGTATTGCAAGAAATGTTCCACGT GGTCTTGGTACACCTGTATTTGATAAACTTGAAGCTGAGCTGGCTAAAGCTGCCTTGTCTTTGCCAGCGTCAAAGGGTTTTGAGATTGGCAGTGGGTTCTCAG GTACATTTCTGACTGGCAGTGAGCACAATGATGAATTCTTTAGAGATGAACATGGCCGAATCAGGACAAGAACAAACCGGTCTGGTGGGATACAG GGCGGCATAACTAATGGAGAAGTTATCAGTATGAGGATAGCCTTTAAGCCAACACCTACTATTGGA AGGAAACAAAGCACAGTTACCAGGGATAAGCAAGAGACAGAGCTTACATTCCGTGGTCGCCAGGAACCTTGTGTTGCCGTAAGAG gtAATCCGCAACCGTGA
- the LOC141693435 gene encoding hypothetical protein At1g04090-like, whose amino-acid sequence MSRMRGLRPNTCCIWIIFTWVCFVESTMASSRRYSSSPFTTVMKLPIESNFKLPAPLPAWPPGTSFASGVIDLGALQVSQITSLNKVWATYEGGPDNQGATFYEPTSIPDGFFMLGCYGQPNNQPLYGWVLVAKDVSLPTDPKALALPTDYTLLYNSGPGSNVENDVGYIWLPVAPDGYSAVGYTVTATPQKPPLDKVRVVRSQLTEDVEFDNWIWGGQGYNIFGLRPVNRGSKAMGVPVGTFSLQLNGNELHKLSCLTNFNSNFPSMPNYYQVKALMQAYSPAVYFHSEEKYFPSRVSWFFQNGALLYTKGQESTPVRIAHNGWNLPQNGSNDGAYWIDLPSDEAASENLKKGNLQEAYSYIHVKPALGGTFTDIQVWLFYPFNGPGKFKIGWFTYSFSEVGEHVGDWEHVTLRISNFNGELKGVYFAKHDKGDWVSSPRLEFESNNKPVVYSAQYGHASYPTEGTFMHRQQFAQEKMFAGARNDTSKSGYRMDSGARYWILGADYDSLPIAEEPWLNYAREWGPKRVFLIERFLQEMQKKVPGILFKKLEQFLRSLSAELLGEEGPTGPKWKDIWSGDERI is encoded by the exons ATGTCAAGGATGAGAGGTCTGAGGCCGAATACATGTTGCATTTGGATAATCTTCACCTG GGTATGTTTTGTCGAATCCACGATGGCTAGTAGCAGACGATACTCTTCTTCTCCGTTTACTACTGTTATGAAGCTGCCTATCGAATCAAACTTCAAGCTTCCAGCGCCGCTTCCAGCATGGCCACCAG GTACAAGTTTTGCAAGTGGCGTAATTGATCTAGGAGCATTACAAGTTTCTCAAATCACTTCCTTGAACAAAGTTTGGGCTACTTACGAAGGAGGGCCAGATAATCAGGGTGCCACATTTTATGAACCAACTTCGATCCCAGACGGATTTTTTATGCTTGGTTGCTACGGCCAACCAAATAATCAACCTCTCTATGGATGGGTTCTTGTTGCTAAAGATGTTTCGTTACCTACGGATCCAAAGGCGCTGGCGTTGCCAACTGATTATACACTTCTTTATAATAGTGGTCCTGGGAGCAATGTCGAGAATGATGTTGGCTATATTTGGCTTCCGGTTGCACCAGATGGTTATTCAGCTGTGGGCTATACTGTCACAGCCACTCCCCAGAAGCCTCCCCTCGATAAAGTCCGGGTTGTTCGATCTCAACTAACAGAGGATGTTGAATTCGACAACTGGATTTGGGGAGGTCAGGGGTATAATATATTTGGTTTAAGACCGGTTAACAGAGGAAGTAAGGCTATGGGTGTACCTGTGGGAACATTTTCTCTTCAACTAAATGGGAATGAATTGCATAAATTATCTTGCTTGACAAATTTCAACTCTAATTTTCCCAGTATGCCAAATTATTATCAAGTTAAAGCACTGATGCAAGCTTATTCTCCAGCGGTATACTTCCATTCTGAGGAGAAATACTTTCCCTCCAGAGTAAGTTGGTTTTTCCAAAATGGAGCATTGCTTTACACGAAAGGGCAAGAATCCACTCCTGTTCGTATCGCGCACAATGGCTGGAATCTCCCTCAAAATGGTTCCAATGATGGTGCCTACTGGATAGATCTCCCGTCAGATGAAGCAGCAAGTGAAAATCTCAAGAAAGGTAATTTGCAAGAAGCTTACTCTTACATTCACGTAAAGCCTGCTCTTGGTGGCACATTTACGGACATTCAAGTATGGCTCTTCTACCCTTTCAATGGTCCCGGAAAATTTAAAATTGGGTGGTTTACTTATTCATTTAGCGAGGTTGGGGAGCATGTTGGTGACTGGGAACATGTCACGCTAAGAATCAGTAATTTCAACGGGGAGTTAAAAGGTGTATATTTTGCGAAACATGACAAAGGGGATTGGGTGAGTTCCCCTAGGCTGGAGTTTGAGAGCAATAACAAGCCTGTTGTGTATTCAGCTCAATATGGGCATGCATCGTATCCTACGGAAGGAACATTCATGCACAGGCAGCAGTTTGCACAAGAAAAAATGTTTGCAGGGGCACGAAATGATACCTCAAAAAGTGGATACAGAATGGATAGTGGCGCAAGATACTGGATACTTGGAGCAGACTATGATAGCCTCCCCATCGCAGAAGAACCATGGTTGAATTATGCTAGGGAATGGGGTCCAAAAAGAGTGTTTCTTATAGAACGTTTTTTACAAGAAATGCAAAAAAAGGTGCCTGGCATCCTGTTTAAGAAGTTAGAGCAGTTTCTGAGAAGTCTTTCCGCTGAGTTATTAGGTGAGGAAGGGCCTACAGGTCCCAAATGGAAAGATATTTGGAGCGGGGATGAAAGGATTTGA
- the LOC141693920 gene encoding uncharacterized protein LOC141693920 has translation MIQLLYWILFAEGSVALLLMVEISPLRELVMSGLDQVEKRRGTVFTIAATLVLILISNSYSIAKIQNKSAKVGTMTPMDQVLWKTHLLEASLLGFSLFLGFLIVCMHSRLRELNTLRTTVQDSRQEVERLKKEKLQLKENEEKAKEATKLMQKEVSESCKKLDKLKLESKEKKTRVETAEGHVAALQKQMADLLLEYDRLLEDNQNLQAHAVGK, from the exons ATGATTCAGTTGTTGTATTGGATCCTTTTTGCTGAGGGGTCTGTGGCTTTGCTTTTAATGGTTGAGATTAGTCCCTTGAGAGAGCTAGTTATGAGTGGATTGGATCAAGTAGAGAAGAGAAGAGGTACTGTCTTCACTATTGCTGCTACATTGGTTTTGATTCTAATCTCGAATTCGTATAGCATTGCCAAGATTCAGAATAAAAGTGCCAAGGTTGGTACTATGACACCAATGGATCAGGTTCTTTGGAAAACTCACTTGCTAGAAGCTTCTCTTTTGG GGTTCTCATTGTTTCTTGGATTCTTAATTGTTTGTATGCACTCTCGTCTCCGGGAATTGAATACTTTGCGGACTACAGTTCAGGATTCTAGACAAGAAGTGGAAAGACTAAAGAAAGAGAAGCTGCAACTTAAAGAAAATGAAGAGAAGGCAAAAGAAGCAACAAAGCTCATGCAAAAAGAGGTTTCTGAATCATGTAAGAAGCTGGATAAGCTTAAGTTGGAATCTAAAGAGAAGAAAACTCGGGTTGAGACAGCAGAAGGTCATGTAGCTGCTCTCCAAAAACAAATGGCAGATCTTCTCCTGGAATATGACAGACTGTTAGAGGATAACCAGAATCTTCAAGCTCATGCTGTGGGGAAATAG
- the LOC141690839 gene encoding chorismate synthase 1, chloroplastic-like isoform X1 — translation MASSYSIMAFVSSLVGSPFPSSVSRQMHHNKLKIRSVGSTYGTNFRVTTFGESHGGGVGCVIDGCPPRLPLSEADMQIELDRRRPGQSRITTLRKETDTCTIYSGVSEGLTTGTPIMVKVPNTNHQGDVYNELSIAYRPSHADATYDFKYGVRSVQGGGRSSGRETVARVAAGAVAKKILKLFSGTEILAYVSQAHKIVLPQDLVDHETLTLDQIESNIARCPNPEYAEKIIAAIEAARAQDDSVGGVVTCIARNVPRGLGTPVFDKLEAELAKAALSLPASKGFEIGSGFSGTFLTGSEHNDEFFRDEHGRIRTRTNRSGGIQGGITNGEVISMRIAFKPTPTIGRKQSTVTRDKQETELTFRGRQEPCVAVRAVPVVESMVALVLVDQLMSQFSQNELFPINSDLQESIAKHELASLLV, via the exons ATGGCCTCATCCTATTCAATCATGGCGTTTGTTTCCTCCCTCGTTGGATCTCCTTTTCCATCTTCTGTTTCTCGCCAAATGCATCACAACAAGCTCA AGATAAGATCAGTTGGGAGCACTTATGGAACAAATTTTCGAGTGACCACTTTTGGAGAATCGCATGGTGGTGGTGTTGGTTGTGTGATTGATGGTTGTCCGCCTCGCTTGCCTCTCTCTGAAGCTGATATGCAGATAGAACTTGATAGAAG GAGACCAGGTCAGAGCCGAATTACTACCCTTAGAAAAGAGACTGATACGTGCACTATATATTCCGGTGTTTCTGAAG GGTTGACTACCGGAACTCCAATAATGGTTAAGGTTCCAAATACAAATCATCAAGGCGAT GTTTATAATGAATTGTCAATAGCATATAGGCCTTCTCATGCTGACGCAACATATGATTTCAAGTACGGGGTGAGATCAGTACAG GGTGGTGGAAGATCATCAGGTAGAGAAACTGTAGCAAGAGTTGCAGCTGGAGCTGTTGCTAAGAAAATTCTTAAGCTGTTTTCAGGAACCGAG ATTCTTGCTTATGTCTCTCAAGCCCATAAGATTGTACTTCCCCAGGACCTGGTTGATCATGAGACTCTGACACTGGATCAG ATCGAGAGTAACATAGCAAGGTGCCCGAATCCTGAGTATGCCGAGAAGATAATTGCTGCCATTGAGGCTGCTCGAGCACAAGATGATTCTGTTGGTGGTGTTGTCACGTGTATTGCAAGAAATGTTCCACGT GGTCTTGGTACACCTGTATTTGATAAACTTGAAGCTGAGCTGGCTAAAGCTGCCTTGTCTTTGCCAGCGTCAAAGGGTTTTGAGATTGGCAGTGGGTTCTCAG GTACATTTCTGACTGGCAGTGAGCACAATGATGAATTCTTTAGAGATGAACATGGCCGAATCAGGACAAGAACAAACCGGTCTGGTGGGATACAG GGCGGCATAACTAATGGAGAAGTTATCAGTATGAGGATAGCCTTTAAGCCAACACCTACTATTGGA AGGAAACAAAGCACAGTTACCAGGGATAAGCAAGAGACAGAGCTTACATTCCGTGGTCGCCAGGAACCTTGTGTTGCCGTAAGAG CTGTGCCTGTAGTGGAATCTATGGTGGCCTTGGTGCTTGTTGATCAATTGATGTCACAATTTTCACAGAATGAATTATTCCCTATCAATTCAGATCTACAGGAATCTATTGCAAAACATGAGCTAGCTAGCCTACTTGTTTGA